The Stenotrophomonas maltophilia genome segment AAGCTGATCCTCGCCCTGGCCCTGCTCAGCGCCATCATCGCGCTGGCCAACACCCTGCTGGCCAGCTACCGGGTGCAGCGCGACCAGCTGGTCGGCAACACCCTGGAGGCCAACCGCGTCTACGCAACCAAACTGGCCGAAACGACCCAGAACTTCCTGCTGGCTGCCCAGCAGGAACTGGCCTACGCCGCCACGCGGCTCGGCCAGGGCAACCTCGACCCGGCACAGGCCCAGGACGAAGCCAGCCGCCTGCAGCTGCAGACCAACAGCTTCAACTCTTCGCTGGTGGTGGATGCCGACGGCCTGGTGATCGCCACCTCGCCGCAGACCCTGCAGCTGCAGGGCGAAGTACTGCACAGCGTCGGCAACAATGCCGCGCTGGCCGCGCGCCAGCCGATGATCAGCGACCCGTACCAGTCGGCCACCGGCAAGCTGCTGGTCTCGCTGTCGCACCCGATCTTCGATCGCCAGGGCCACTACCGTGGTTACGTCAGCGGCACCCTGTACCTGCGCCAGCGCAGCGCACTGCACACGCTGCTGGGCAAGCACTACTACCGTGATGGTTCCTACCTGTACGTGGTCGATCGCCATGGCCGCCTGCTGTACCACGCCGATGGCAAGCGGGTGGGCGACTACGTGGTCGGCAACCCCGCAGTAAAGGCCGTGGTGCGCGGCGAGCGTGGCGCGCAGCAGGTGCGCAACAACCTGGGCGTTTCGATGCTGGCCGGCTATGCGCCGGTGGCGGCCACCGGCTGGGGCATCATCGCCCAGCGCCCGACCGAGGCCACGCTGCAGCCGCTGTCGCGGTTGATGACTGCGGTAATCTGGAACGCAATCCCGCTGGGCCTGCTGTCGCTGCTGATCACCTGGTGGTTCGCCCGTCGCATCTCGATGCCGCTGTGGCAGCTCGCACGCAACGTGCAGGGCGGCGAAGACACTGGCAATGCGATCAGCCACGTCAGCGGCATCCGCGCGTGGTACTTCGAGGTCGCCCAGCTCAAGCAGGCGGTACTGCACAGCTTCAATGCGCTGCAGGACCGCATCGGCACGCTCAACCGCGCCAGCCGCACCGATCCGCTGACCAGTCTTCTCAACCGCCGCGGCCTGCAGCAGGCGCTGGATGCCCTGCAGGTACAGGGCATCCCGTTCGCGATCCTGGCGCTGGACATCGATCGCTTCAAATCGATCAATGACAACCACGGCCATGACGTCGGCGACGCTGCCATCGTCCACATCGCCAACCAGATGCGCCGCTACTCGCGCGACAGCGACATCCTCTGCCGCGCCGGTGGCGAGGAGTTCCTGCTGCTGTTGCCGGGCATCAGCGCCGAGTCAGCGCGACAGGCTGGCGAGCGTCTGCGCCAGCACATTGCCGACCATCCGTTTGAACCGGTCGGCACCATCACCGTCTCGCTGGGCGTGGCCCACTTCCCCAGTTTCCATGTCGATGCCGAGCAGGCACTGCGGCTGGCCGACAAGGCGCTGTACCTGGCCAAGGAACAGGGCCGCAACCGGGTGGTGGTCTACCCCTACGCCGATTGACGCGGAGCCGGGCGGGCCGGCTCCGCAGTGATCGTCAGCCCTGCTCCAGCGGCGTCAGCAGGCGCAGGCCGCGCTTGGCGCCGTCCACCATGTAGATGCCGCCCTCGGGCAGCAGGTCGCTGCCGGCCTGCTCGATCGCATCTGCCTTCCGCCACGGCACGGCCTGCCGTGGGCCCGGGATGAAGGCACGCCAGCGGCCATAGCGCTCCGCTCCATTGGGATCATCGTTCAGGCCGAAATTGACCGGTATGCGTACCGTCCAGCTGTCGCGGGTGCTGGCTTCGCCGGTGGTCGGTGGGTTGAACGTCCACTTGCGGGCACTGCTGACGGCGGCCCTGGCCAGGATTTCGCGCATCTTGGCAAGGGTGCGCTCGCGTCCGACTACGGTCATGTTCACCTGCTCGGCAACGACATCGGCCACCGTGCCGTCACGCGCGATCCTGACCACCAGCAGCACTTCGCCTTGGCCGCCACTCCGATAGACCTCTTCCGGATAACGCGGGGGCGCCATGCGACCTTGGGTCACCGAATCTGTGGCTTTCTCATCGTACTCGCTGAAGTTGACGCTGGTCATGCTGACTTCGTAGCCACCATCGGCCATGGCCTTGCCCCGCAGGCGCACCCGCAATGGCGCACGTGCCGCCACCGCCATGCCATCGCGCAGGGTGGGTTCGAAGCGCCAGCCACCGATGGTGCCCTCCACGAAGGACGCGATGCTCGGAGACAGCATCGACTTCTGGTCCAGTACCAACGAACTGACCGCGCCCTCGGGCGTGACCTCGATATGGCCAGAGAGCACCATGCTCATCTCCGCGGTGGCACGCACCGCGCGCGTGGTCTGTGCGCTGGCATCGCCGGCGAACAGTGGGGTGCCGGCACCAACGGCCAACGCGAGAGCGAGAAACAGGGGGGGACGCATCATTGCCGGATCCTTGGTGATGAATGGCGAGAGTACCTCAGTCCCAACACCCATGACAGCTGGCTCACGCCAACCGGTGCCCGCCAGCATAGGGCGGCGTGTCCGGATAGTCACCGCGGGCGAAACGTTCCTGCAGGCCCTGCCACCAGCCCGGGTCGAACAGGTGCCGGTAGTGCTCGCGCACCGCTGCCAGCTCTGCAGCGGGCAGGCCCATGAACGGGCCGAAGCGCTCGGGAAACACGTCGCGCGGACCCACATGGAACCATGGCTCGTCGGACATCGCTTCCTCCGGCGTACGCGGCTGCGGCCAGGCGCGGAACACGCAGTCGCTGACCAGGCACAGCTCGTCGTAGTCGTAGAATACGGCCCGGCCATGCCGTGATACGCCGAAATTCTTCGGCAGCATGTCACCGGGGAAGATGTTGTTGCGCGCCATGTCGGTGATCGCCTGCGCATAGTCGAGCACCGCCGCCCGCACCGCCTCCCCGCCCTGCTCGCGCAGGTAGAGATTCAAGGGACGAAAACGACGCTGCACATAGCACAGTGCGACTTCAACCTCATCGCCATCGATGCGTACGCTCTGCGCGCACTGCTGCAGCAGTTCATCCAGCAGGGCCGGCGCAAAGCGCTCGCGCGGGAAGCGCAGATGACGATAGGGCTGCGCATCGAGCAGGCGGCCGACACGATCGAGGTTGAACACCAGCGCGTACTTCTCTTCCACCTGCTGCCGCGACATCGCCTTGGGCCACGCGAAACGGTCGCGGATCAGCTTGAACACCAGCGGGTAACTGGGCAGGGTGAACACCGCCATGACCATGCCCGGCGTGCCCTCGGCATGCACCAGCCGCTCCTGCGGGTGCTCGTTGAAATGACGGAAGAAGGTGCGGTAGCGCTCGGTCTTGCCCTGCTTGGCGCGGCCCAGCACGGTGTAGATCTCATCGATGGGCTTGCCCGGCAGCAGACTGCGCAGGAACACCACCGCATCACCGACCGTGGCCAGGTTGGCCTGGAAATAGCTGCGTGACACGCCGAACAGGTGGGCCACGTCCCGGCGCCGGGTCAGCACCGCATCGGCGCGCAGGCCACGCTCGTCGTTCACCAGGGCAATCACGCACGGCGAGAACCGGTGCTCGCCGAACACGCGGCCAACCAGGTAAGCGCGGCGCTCGCGGTAGAACACCGTGTCGAGCAGCTCGATGCTGCGTACCGGCGTATCGCCCCAGTGGGCCAGGTCATCCTGCAGGCGCACCGCGATGGCCGCGGCGCAGCGCAGCTGGTGCGCATAGGGGATATCGAAGCGATAGTCGGCCAGCACCCGCTGCAGCGCCTCCACCGGCCGCGTCGGCGAAACCGCGTAGGTATGCCGCGCCACCGGGTGGGTGATGGCATCGGAGGGTTCGACATCGAAGGCGATGAACTCCAGCGCCGGGTCCACGCCGCGGGTAGCGAACAGGCGTCGCGACAACGTGTTGTAGAAGGTCTTGTACAGCTCCGCGTCGATCAGGCCCTGCAGCAGCGCGCTGTAGCGGGCGTGCACCCGCAACCACAGCGCGCGCTCGCCGATCGCGTCACCGGCGAGGCGGCGCAGCGCATCCATCTGCTCGGCGATGCACAGGTCGTACAGGGCGATGCGCTCGACCGCATCCTGCCGGGCGCCGGCCCAGTCGCGCTGCTCGAAGCGCTGCCGCGCCCGCGCGGTGATCGCCGCAAAGCGGGCGTGGTACTGCTCGAAACCGTCGCGGATGGCTACCGCGATGCGCGGTGCCAGCTCGGCAGCGATGTCAGGCCTGGACATGCATGGCTCACCCGGGAGGACCGGCTTCACCATACGCTGGCGTGTGCGATGCCGTCGAGCGCGAAGGTAGTGCCGGCCGCTGGCCGGCAGCACCTGGACCGTCGATGAATCGATGCAGATGCCGGCCAGCAGCCGGCACTACTGGCTCAGATCGCCAGTTCGGCTTCCACGTCCTGCACCTTGCGCCGCGCCAATGCCAGGTTGGACCTGGTACGGTCCAGCACGATGTAGAAGAACAGGCCCTTCTTCTTCGCCACTGGGCGCATGATGTGGTACGCCTTGCCCAACGAGATCAGGATGTCCTCGATGCTGTCGTTGAGGTTCAGCGATGCGGCGGTCTTCATCTTGGCACGGATCACTTCGGTGTTGCCGGCGGCGGCCACTTCCATGTCCATGCCGGCACCGGCTTCGCCCAGCAGCATGCCGCTTTCATAGTCGACCAGCGCCACTGCCTGCGCGCCGTCGATGCCCATCAATGCGTTCAACGATTCATTCAGTCCAGCCACGTCGCACCCCTTGTCGATGTTGGTTCGAGCCCCTCGTTCCCCTGCGGCCGGGCTCACGATCCGCCGAGTTCGGCCAGGATCGCCTGGCCACATTCCCTGCTCTGCCACAGCACCTGGC includes the following:
- a CDS encoding energy transducer TonB, which gives rise to MMRPPLFLALALAVGAGTPLFAGDASAQTTRAVRATAEMSMVLSGHIEVTPEGAVSSLVLDQKSMLSPSIASFVEGTIGGWRFEPTLRDGMAVAARAPLRVRLRGKAMADGGYEVSMTSVNFSEYDEKATDSVTQGRMAPPRYPEEVYRSGGQGEVLLVVRIARDGTVADVVAEQVNMTVVGRERTLAKMREILARAAVSSARKWTFNPPTTGEASTRDSWTVRIPVNFGLNDDPNGAERYGRWRAFIPGPRQAVPWRKADAIEQAGSDLLPEGGIYMVDGAKRGLRLLTPLEQG
- a CDS encoding sensor domain-containing diguanylate cyclase; its protein translation is MRTLSPRLNLGKLILALALLSAIIALANTLLASYRVQRDQLVGNTLEANRVYATKLAETTQNFLLAAQQELAYAATRLGQGNLDPAQAQDEASRLQLQTNSFNSSLVVDADGLVIATSPQTLQLQGEVLHSVGNNAALAARQPMISDPYQSATGKLLVSLSHPIFDRQGHYRGYVSGTLYLRQRSALHTLLGKHYYRDGSYLYVVDRHGRLLYHADGKRVGDYVVGNPAVKAVVRGERGAQQVRNNLGVSMLAGYAPVAATGWGIIAQRPTEATLQPLSRLMTAVIWNAIPLGLLSLLITWWFARRISMPLWQLARNVQGGEDTGNAISHVSGIRAWYFEVAQLKQAVLHSFNALQDRIGTLNRASRTDPLTSLLNRRGLQQALDALQVQGIPFAILALDIDRFKSINDNHGHDVGDAAIVHIANQMRRYSRDSDILCRAGGEEFLLLLPGISAESARQAGERLRQHIADHPFEPVGTITVSLGVAHFPSFHVDAEQALRLADKALYLAKEQGRNRVVVYPYAD
- the aceK gene encoding bifunctional isocitrate dehydrogenase kinase/phosphatase: MSRPDIAAELAPRIAVAIRDGFEQYHARFAAITARARQRFEQRDWAGARQDAVERIALYDLCIAEQMDALRRLAGDAIGERALWLRVHARYSALLQGLIDAELYKTFYNTLSRRLFATRGVDPALEFIAFDVEPSDAITHPVARHTYAVSPTRPVEALQRVLADYRFDIPYAHQLRCAAAIAVRLQDDLAHWGDTPVRSIELLDTVFYRERRAYLVGRVFGEHRFSPCVIALVNDERGLRADAVLTRRRDVAHLFGVSRSYFQANLATVGDAVVFLRSLLPGKPIDEIYTVLGRAKQGKTERYRTFFRHFNEHPQERLVHAEGTPGMVMAVFTLPSYPLVFKLIRDRFAWPKAMSRQQVEEKYALVFNLDRVGRLLDAQPYRHLRFPRERFAPALLDELLQQCAQSVRIDGDEVEVALCYVQRRFRPLNLYLREQGGEAVRAAVLDYAQAITDMARNNIFPGDMLPKNFGVSRHGRAVFYDYDELCLVSDCVFRAWPQPRTPEEAMSDEPWFHVGPRDVFPERFGPFMGLPAAELAAVREHYRHLFDPGWWQGLQERFARGDYPDTPPYAGGHRLA